The following are encoded in a window of Phaseolus vulgaris cultivar G19833 chromosome 3, P. vulgaris v2.0, whole genome shotgun sequence genomic DNA:
- the LOC137805505 gene encoding uncharacterized protein, whose protein sequence is MVEKARREYLAQVQETIKTEILMGQSVSSLDYEVVQLRAETSSLRQLNSQLVGELESTKEAAAAGEKRLEEVGKLSEAKGQLEKAASSLAALTTERDAAEASKQKLEAEKADLMNVGVDALTDGFELALEQIRCVLPDLDLSQFSIYHEVVDGKLTPPAP, encoded by the coding sequence atggtggaaaaagctaggagggagtacctagcgcaggtccaagagaccatcaagacggagatcttgatggggcaatcTGTTAGCTCACTGGACTACGAGGTGGTGCAGCTacgggccgagacctcctccctacgccaactgaactctcaactagtgggggagctcgagtccaccaaggAAGCGGCTGCTGCTGGAGAGAAGAGGCTTGAGGAGGTGGGCAAACTATCTGAAGCCAAGGGCCAACTGGAaaaagctgcctcctcccttgctgcccttaccactgagagagatgctgcggaggcctcgaagcaaaaactggaggcggagaaagctGATTTAATGAACGTGGGTGTTGATGCCCTTactgacggattcgagctggcactcgagcaaatccgatgcgttctcccagacttggacctctcgcaatttagcatttatcacgaagtggtagatgggaaGCTCACCCCTCCTGCCCCTTGA